The DNA segment CGAGACTGAGCCCAATGGCTCCGGCGGCGGCAGCGAtggggcgggcgggcgcgcggCCGAGAAGCCGCGGAAGCACGACAGCGGTGCGGCGGACCTGGAGCGCGTCACCGACTACGCGGAGGAGAAGGAGATCCAGAGCTCCAACCTGGAGACggtgcgggggcggcggcggccggggcgggggAACCGCGCCGGGCCCCGAGCACCGCGGTGATCGTGCCCGTCCCGCAGGCCATGTCGGTGATCGGAGACCGGAGGTCCCGGGAGCAGAAGGCGAAGCAGGAGAGGTAACCACACCGGGCACCGGCCTCGACATCCCGGCCCTTCCTTGGGAGCCGGGACGGACGCTCGGCCTCTTCCCAGCGGAGCCCGGGCAGCTGCGAGGGGCCGCTCCCGCCGCAACGTGCGGCCGGGCGGCCCTGTCGGTCACCGGCGATTTGTCTGTTTCCACAGGGAGAAGGAATTGGCCAAAGTGACGATCAAGAAGGAGGACCTAGAGCTGATCGTGAGTGGGGGGACGATGGGTGCAGCCGGGCCGGTGGCTGAGCTGTGCCCGGGGGGGCCGGtgcctgcccagggctgggggtgcacggcGGGGTGGCCATGCTGCCCCCCCACGCTTCCCTGGCACTCCCCGCAGATGACGGAGATGGAGATCTCACGGGCAGCCGCTGAGCGCAGCCTGCGCGAGCACATGGGCAATGTAGTGGAGGCGCTGATCACCCTCACCAACTGAGGAGCACTGGGACCAGCCCCTCGTCAGGTGTGAGGGCAGCTGCAGGGGCACCAATAAAGGCACTGATGGAGTGGCTGTCAGCCTGGTCTGTGCGGTGCTGGGGGTCCCGCCGGGTGCAGCAGTTCCTGTCGCTGCCTTGTCCCTGCTCACATGCTGGTGGGTGCACCCGAGGTCTGGCAAGGATCTCAGCCAGTCCCACTGTGACCAGGGCCTGAGGGGTGGCCGCAGGACAGGCAGGGACTAGCCTAGAGGTGCAGCTAGCTGTCTGCACCCCCACTACCTGCTCTGGTGAGCTGTCGGGCCCTGGAAATGTGTGTTTTGTTAACGGGGCTTGTGGGACGGCGCTGCctcccagaagcagcagcagcaacctcGTGTTTTCTGTCCTGGGGGAGCATGGCTCTGGTGCGGGGAACTGCAGCCCTTGGCTTGAGGGCAAGGGAGCAGTGACAAGCCAAGCACAGTAACAGCTGCCCTGGGCCGGCACCTCCTGGGCTGTGGCAGCCTGTGCTGGCTCACAGGAGGGTGCAGAACAGGACAGCACATTCCACAGACGCCAGGGCCAGAATGTGTAAGAAAACAACCACTTTTAATCAAACCAACCCCCCCACAGGTAGAAAATCCCAGGCCTGCAGAACCAGGGTGAGGAGATGGGGTCACCGCTGTTCTGCACCAAAAAAGGGCCCAAACTGACACTGGGGAAAGTACAAGTGAACAGGAGATGCTGTGGAGCAGACAGGCACAGAAGTCTGTTAGTTCCTTCTGGGTCCGGTGtgctggagctgggggtgttgctACTTCCACACAGCCCCCCTGGCACTGCTGGTGGTGGGACAGTGGGGTGACCACAGCTTGGCCAGCACGGTCAGGCCGTTGTCCTCTGTGGCACCTGGGCAgcgagtgccagccctgcacagcgCAGGGAGCAGGACGTGCTGTCAACAGGGCAGGTGTGGCGTGGGGACAGAAAGGGCCTGTAACCACAGTCCTGCACAGCACTGCATCCTTCTGTCCTGGTGCTGGCAGGGAAGTGCCCTCCCCCTCTGCCCGCTGCCTTAGGTGGTTTTTCGCTTCTTGGCAGAGGGTCTTTCAAAGACGTCGCGCACGCCCGCTGCTTTCTGCTTGAAGAACTTGGTGTTCTGGGCACTCTCTTGGCCCCAGGCCGAGTCGAAGGACGTGGTGTCCTGGTCCACCAGGTGTGTGTACTTGGTCCGCCCCGAGCGCCCGAAGTTCTtcacctggggaagcaaaagaGCTAGTGAGCAGCTACTTGGGGAGGGCACAGGGACCTGCTGTTTCCCCACCGCTTGGTGCAGCATGCAGGCTGGCGCCCTCACCAGCACACCCACCTGCATGACTTTGGGCAGGATGGTCTTGTTGAAGTGGTCCTCGAGTGTTGGGGCACTGAAGTCCCTCTTGTACACCTCCTCGTCCTCGTCCTGCCAGAGGAGAAGCCTGCTCAGTCAGTGCCAGTGGCGGGTGGCAGTGAGGCAGAGCCACCAGCATGCCCATGttgctgctctgctggggctgctgcggtGCCTGAAGTCCCATTAACATACTGCCGAAGGTGGAGATGCACGCGTTGTCCCCCAGGCCTGCCCCTGGCAGCCTTGCTTGGGCCCTTGGGCCACTTTTCCAGAGCTGTGGCCCCCATGGagccagctcagcactggcaggTCCATGAGTGCACAgggacagctctgctgcctcGGCTGGGAACCCTCAACCTCACATGCGCTGTTGCAGCAGCGTGGGCCAGCTCCAGCCGAACTGCGCCTGTCCTGCTTGGGCTTGTGGCCAGTGCCTGGCAGTGCCACCACGCTGTCACCGCTTACTGTCTGCACAAGAGCTGCCCCTGTCCAGGTCACCCCTCACTTCAGCCCTGCGCTGCCTCAAGGGCCAGCTCTTGTCCCAGCGCACCCCCATCCTAGGGGGCGGCGGGTGCCCCTGGCCTTGGGACACCATGGAGGTCTCAAGCAGGGAGGAACCATCCCCACATCTCGTGCAGCCCACAACAGACTCACCATGAAGAAGGCGCCACGG comes from the Patagioenas fasciata isolate bPatFas1 chromosome 12, bPatFas1.hap1, whole genome shotgun sequence genome and includes:
- the HYPK gene encoding huntingtin-interacting protein K, whose product is MAAEGDVELELETEPNGSGGGSDGAGGRAAEKPRKHDSGAADLERVTDYAEEKEIQSSNLETAMSVIGDRRSREQKAKQEREKELAKVTIKKEDLELIMTEMEISRAAAERSLREHMGNVVEALITLTN